A stretch of DNA from Candidatus Brocadia sp.:
CTGATGGCGGCACGTCCGCCCCGCTTAAGTACCCGATAAATCTCTTGGAAAAGCATGGTTTTGTCGTTGTGGTTCACCAGATTTAAGACACAATTACTGATCACAACGTCAACTGCTTCATCCGGGATCATGGGAGATATTTCACTGATCTGTTTTATATATGACTCCAACAGAGCAAGGTCAGATTCATTTTTTACAGGATGTCTTTTCAACCATTCATCAAGCATATCTCTATCGATACGCAAATCCTGTATCTTTCCCTTGCGAAACTCGACGTTGGCATATCCCAGGCGTTTCGAGACCTCACTATTTGCCTTGCGGGCAAGCGCAAGCATCTCATCGTTCATGTCAATCCCAATTACCCGCCCGGATGGACCAACCACCTGACTTGCAATGAAACAGATTTTTCCACCGCCTGAGCCCAAATCGAGGACTATTTCTCCCTCGCGTACATATTGTGAAGGATCACCACAGCCATAATCTCGTTCTAACACTTCCTGGGGAATGACTTCCAGATACTTTGAATTATACACAACAGGGCAACAAAGAGATTCTTCCCTTTGTGATGCAGCGGTACTATAACGATTTAAAACCGCTCGTTCTATCATCATAACTCCGTACCTCTTTCATAAATTATAGAAATTCAACCGGTGGGTTTGCTACGCCCTTCGATTCGCTCAGGGCAAGCTCTAAAGGTTGCGGCTACCATGAGCGTATCGTACATTTTATGTCTTTATACCATTAATAGTGACCCTCCGCAACTGCTTCCGGCTTCTGCAGTACAACCAAAGCAGTGTACACCTGTTGTAATTATACCGTCATTGAATTCATCGAAAGATTCAATATCCCATATTGTCCTGCGACGACCCCCGATCGGGATTTCGAGCATTTGATTAAAATCGCAGTCATAAAGCTGACCGTCCCAACCAACAGAAATGAGCGTCCTGCACATCAAACTGTCTACTGTCTGCGGATTAAATGCGTTAACAAGAAGTTCCCTGTAGTATTCAACCTGTCCCGTACGTTCAAGGTATTTCTCCCATCGTCTGATTGGCATGTTTGTCATTGTATACAGGCGATTGA
This window harbors:
- a CDS encoding methyltransferase domain-containing protein yields the protein MMIERAVLNRYSTAASQREESLCCPVVYNSKYLEVIPQEVLERDYGCGDPSQYVREGEIVLDLGSGGGKICFIASQVVGPSGRVIGIDMNDEMLALARKANSEVSKRLGYANVEFRKGKIQDLRIDRDMLDEWLKRHPVKNESDLALLESYIKQISEISPMIPDEAVDVVISNCVLNLVNHNDKTMLFQEIYRVLKRGGRAAISDIVSDEPVPLELQQDPELWSGCISGALQEYEFLKAFEDAGFYGITIAKRDERPWRTVRGIEFRSITVLAYKGKEGPCWDHKEAVVYKGPFQEITDDDGHRYRRGMRVSVCRKTFNILCREPYANHFDFISPQKEVPEEKAQPFPCTKEMLVRSPRETKGEGYSMTNEGYSPGCKPGTCC